Proteins encoded by one window of Desulfocurvus vexinensis DSM 17965:
- a CDS encoding cell division protein FtsX: protein MIARLARLILRGVADLGRNPLAQALALGAVTLTAFLAGLFLLLLVNLNQALLSAGGEFVFQVYWASDAPLDTVRAQWQELDALPGFHAKTTYTPDQALAELGVALQGGAEALKTLPGGGLPPTAVVSLHAPGADPAEFVQQTLRALQGLPGVADIHYSALQVDLARSWQRFARTVLWPLIGLLGLTGALVVGNTLRLALAGRRDEVEILRLVGAGRWYIQLPLLVGGAVQGLLGGVLALGLLALAHLALADLAATPPLHMAFTFLPLAHCLALLAGMTLVGVLSSLVALRE, encoded by the coding sequence ATGATCGCCCGGCTGGCGCGCCTTATCCTGCGCGGGGTGGCCGACCTGGGCCGCAACCCCCTGGCCCAGGCCCTGGCCCTGGGCGCCGTGACCCTCACGGCCTTCCTGGCCGGGCTGTTCCTGCTGCTGCTGGTCAACCTCAACCAGGCCCTGCTTTCCGCCGGGGGCGAGTTCGTCTTCCAGGTCTACTGGGCGTCCGACGCGCCCCTGGACACCGTGCGCGCCCAATGGCAGGAGCTGGACGCCCTGCCCGGCTTCCACGCCAAGACCACCTACACCCCCGACCAGGCCCTGGCTGAGCTGGGCGTGGCCCTGCAGGGCGGGGCCGAGGCCCTCAAGACGCTGCCCGGCGGCGGCCTGCCGCCCACGGCGGTGGTCAGCCTGCACGCCCCGGGGGCCGACCCCGCCGAGTTCGTGCAGCAGACCCTGCGCGCCCTGCAAGGGCTGCCCGGGGTGGCCGACATCCACTACAGCGCCCTGCAGGTGGACCTGGCCCGCTCCTGGCAGCGCTTCGCCCGCACGGTGCTCTGGCCGCTCATCGGCCTGCTCGGGCTCACGGGGGCGCTGGTGGTGGGCAATACGTTGCGCCTGGCCCTGGCCGGGCGGCGCGACGAGGTGGAAATCCTGCGCCTGGTGGGCGCCGGGCGCTGGTACATCCAGCTGCCGCTGCTGGTGGGCGGCGCGGTGCAGGGCCTGCTGGGCGGAGTTCTGGCCCTGGGGCTGCTGGCCCTGGCGCACCTGGCCCTGGCCGATCTGGCCGCCACCCCGCCCCTGCACATGGCCTTCACCTTCCTGCCCCTGGCCCACTGCCTGGCCCTGCTGGCGGGCATGACCCTGGTGGGCGTGCTCTCCAGCCTTGTGGCGCTGCGCGAATAA
- the cmk gene encoding (d)CMP kinase, with protein MSAPRVVTLDGPAGVGKTTLARRVAEALGLAYLDTGAMFRATALALGPGARELPEAELRARLAGLDFGLSGGGAASVLRLNGRAVGDEVRTEQVGMMASDVATLPVVREFLKAAQRAVGRATALVAEGRDMGTVVFPEAAHKIFLDAAPEVRARRRCEQLRAMGAPADLAAITEQIRARDHQDRNRAVAPLRPAPDAVVIDTGALDIDGVFAAIMAALGRA; from the coding sequence ATGAGCGCGCCGCGCGTGGTGACCCTGGACGGCCCGGCGGGCGTGGGCAAGACGACCCTGGCCCGGCGCGTGGCCGAGGCGTTGGGGCTGGCCTACCTGGACACGGGGGCCATGTTCCGCGCCACGGCCCTGGCCCTGGGGCCCGGCGCGCGCGAGCTGCCCGAGGCCGAGTTGCGCGCGCGGCTGGCGGGGCTGGATTTCGGCCTGTCGGGCGGCGGGGCGGCCTCGGTGCTGCGCCTGAACGGGCGGGCCGTGGGCGACGAGGTGCGCACCGAGCAGGTGGGCATGATGGCCTCGGACGTGGCGACCCTGCCGGTGGTGCGCGAGTTCCTCAAGGCGGCCCAGCGCGCCGTGGGCCGGGCCACGGCCCTGGTGGCCGAGGGCCGCGACATGGGCACGGTGGTCTTCCCCGAGGCCGCGCACAAGATCTTCCTGGACGCGGCGCCCGAGGTCCGCGCCCGGCGGCGCTGCGAGCAGCTGCGCGCCATGGGCGCCCCGGCGGACCTGGCGGCCATCACCGAGCAGATCCGCGCCCGCGACCACCAGGACCGCAACCGCGCCGTGGCCCCCCTGCGCCCCGCGCCCGACGCCGTGGTCATCGACACCGGCGCCCTGGACATCGACGGCGTATTCGCCGCCATCATGGCCGCCCTGGGCCGGGCCTGA
- a CDS encoding pyridoxamine 5'-phosphate oxidase family protein, with the protein MIERKPERRITNPEELAHVLRKAQILRLGMAGPDGPYVVPMNYGIGGGCLYLHSSCKGRKAETLRADPRVCFELETDVALIEDDKPCGFSMKFKSIVGFGRVVVLETVAEKRAGLRAIMAHYTEDEYPDEAFPEAVLAKTCVMRLDIESMTGARHGWNG; encoded by the coding sequence ATGATCGAACGCAAGCCCGAGCGGCGGATTACGAACCCCGAGGAGTTGGCCCATGTGTTGCGCAAGGCGCAGATCCTGCGGCTGGGCATGGCCGGCCCCGACGGGCCGTACGTGGTGCCCATGAACTATGGGATCGGCGGGGGCTGCCTGTACCTGCATTCCTCGTGCAAGGGGCGCAAGGCCGAAACGCTGCGCGCGGACCCCCGGGTGTGCTTCGAGCTGGAGACGGACGTGGCGCTCATCGAGGACGACAAGCCCTGCGGCTTCAGCATGAAGTTCAAGAGCATCGTGGGCTTCGGGCGCGTGGTGGTGCTGGAAACCGTGGCCGAGAAGCGCGCGGGGCTGCGGGCGATCATGGCCCACTACACCGAGGACGAGTACCCCGACGAGGCCTTTCCGGAAGCAGTGCTGGCCAAGACCTGCGTGATGCGCCTGGACATCGAGTCCATGACCGGCGCGCGCCACGGCTGGAACGGCTGA
- a CDS encoding SLC13 family permease has protein sequence MFEQTFVFGTLAMALALFIHGGLRYDLVALLALLAVVLAGVAPAQTAFSGFGHPAVVTVAAVLVISRGLAKAGVVDALARRLEFLGSNLTVQITALTALVLVASGFMNNVGALALLMPVAVRLARSHNRPPSRFLMPLAFGSLLGGLTTLIGTPPNLILSAFRQEATGQAYRMFDFLPVGAGTALAGLAFIALGGWRLIPSREGEGRDDLFHIDAYLTEVRVGDDSPLVGTRVGEVEHLPEVDVLVVGLVRAGRVLGTPADREILAPGDVLLVEAAPADLERLLETARLELRASKDICTRLFQEDAQAGPVPRTPDPDCETYRETSHMELMEAVVGVNSRLVGRTVRDLALRHRHGANLLAVSRQGQPIRRRLRNVRFRPGDVLLLQGMAQDMAPALPALGLFPLAERELRLTRPSGGPLAVGLFAAGIAAATFGLLPVHIALTAAAAGMILARVLSLREAYDSIEWPVIVLLGAMFPVGEALEATGGAATVADALMAATGAGGPALALAVLLVGTMALSNVINNAAAAVLMAPIALRVAAGFGAPMDPFLMAVCVGCSTPFLTPIGHQSNTLVMGPGGYRFGDYWRLGLPLSVLVPLVAVPLILLVWPL, from the coding sequence ATGTTCGAGCAGACCTTCGTCTTCGGCACCCTGGCCATGGCCCTGGCGCTCTTCATCCACGGCGGGCTGCGCTACGATCTGGTGGCGCTGCTGGCGCTTTTGGCCGTGGTCCTGGCCGGGGTGGCCCCGGCGCAGACGGCCTTTTCCGGCTTCGGCCATCCGGCGGTGGTCACCGTGGCCGCCGTGCTGGTCATCAGCCGGGGCCTAGCCAAGGCTGGCGTCGTGGACGCCCTGGCCCGCAGGCTGGAATTCCTGGGCTCCAACCTCACGGTGCAGATCACCGCCCTCACCGCCCTGGTCCTGGTGGCCTCGGGGTTCATGAACAACGTCGGCGCCCTGGCCCTGCTCATGCCCGTGGCCGTGCGCCTGGCCCGCTCGCACAACCGCCCGCCCTCGCGCTTCCTCATGCCCCTGGCCTTCGGCTCGCTGCTGGGCGGGCTGACCACCCTCATCGGCACCCCGCCCAACCTGATCCTCTCGGCCTTCCGCCAGGAGGCCACGGGCCAGGCCTACCGGATGTTCGACTTCCTGCCCGTGGGCGCGGGCACGGCCCTGGCCGGGCTGGCCTTCATCGCCCTGGGCGGCTGGCGGCTCATCCCCAGCCGCGAGGGCGAGGGCCGCGACGACCTCTTCCACATCGACGCCTACCTGACCGAGGTCCGCGTGGGCGACGACTCGCCCCTGGTCGGCACCCGGGTGGGCGAGGTGGAGCATCTGCCCGAGGTGGATGTGCTGGTGGTGGGGCTGGTGCGCGCGGGCCGCGTGCTGGGCACCCCGGCGGACCGCGAAATTCTCGCCCCCGGCGACGTGCTGCTGGTGGAGGCCGCCCCCGCCGACCTGGAGCGCCTGCTGGAGACCGCGCGCCTGGAGCTGCGCGCCAGCAAGGACATCTGCACCCGCCTGTTCCAGGAGGACGCCCAGGCCGGGCCCGTGCCCCGGACCCCGGACCCCGACTGCGAAACCTACCGCGAGACCTCGCACATGGAGCTCATGGAGGCGGTGGTCGGCGTGAACTCGCGCCTGGTGGGCCGCACCGTGCGCGACCTGGCCCTGCGCCACCGCCACGGGGCGAACCTGCTGGCCGTCTCGCGCCAGGGCCAGCCCATCCGCAGGCGCCTGCGCAACGTGCGCTTCCGGCCCGGCGATGTGCTGCTGCTCCAGGGCATGGCCCAGGACATGGCCCCGGCCCTGCCCGCCCTGGGGCTTTTTCCCCTGGCCGAACGCGAACTGCGCCTGACGCGACCCTCGGGCGGGCCCCTGGCCGTGGGGCTCTTCGCGGCGGGCATCGCCGCCGCCACCTTCGGCCTGCTGCCCGTGCACATCGCCCTCACGGCGGCGGCGGCGGGCATGATCCTGGCGCGCGTGCTGAGTCTGCGCGAGGCCTACGACAGCATCGAATGGCCCGTCATCGTGCTGCTGGGCGCCATGTTCCCCGTGGGCGAAGCCCTGGAGGCCACGGGCGGCGCCGCCACCGTGGCCGACGCCCTCATGGCCGCCACCGGCGCGGGCGGCCCGGCCCTGGCCCTGGCCGTCTTGCTGGTGGGCACCATGGCCCTGTCCAACGTCATCAACAACGCCGCCGCCGCCGTGCTCATGGCGCCCATCGCCCTGCGCGTGGCCGCGGGCTTCGGCGCGCCCATGGACCCGTTCCTCATGGCCGTGTGCGTGGGCTGCTCCACGCCCTTCCTCACGCCCATCGGCCACCAGTCCAACACCCTGGTCATGGGCCCGGGCGGCTACCGCTTCGGCGACTACTGGCGCCTGGGGCTGCCGCTGTCCGTCCTGGTGCCCCTGGTGGCCGTGCCGCTGATCCTGCTGGTCTGGCCGCTGTAG
- a CDS encoding heavy metal translocating P-type ATPase, whose amino-acid sequence MSDDTPATARLTAPVEGMHCAACSARIERVVGAMDGVREVSVNLASETMNLAYDPGTLSPEAVARRVADLGFSVTLPPAPGAAGAPESPDGLPGEETLDLAIGGMHCAACSARIERVVGAMDGVLAAEVSLAGETGRFRFEPARVSRRDIRATIRELGFESRIMTPGAGPDLFEERRREALARLDATRRRLIPAFAFAAPLLVLSMGHMAGLPLPVWLDPMHNPLGFALAQLALTLPVVWSGRHFYLRGLPNLWRRQPDMDSLVAVGTGAALVHSLWATLLVALGVDPQTHAMDLYYESAAVLIAMISLGKYFEARSRLRTSDAIRALMRLAPDTATLVGPGGEHTTVALDEVEPGDVVLVRPGERVPVDGAVVAGGSAVDESMLTGEPLPVSKNPGDTVTGGTMNTTGALTVRAARVGQDTVLARIIRLVQQAQGSKAPISGLADRISFYFVPAVIAVAIVSGLAWLLGTGDTALALRIFIAVLVIACPCAMGLATPMSIMVGTGRGAQLGVLVKSGAALQTAESVRAVVFDKTGTLTHGQPVLTDITPLPGCGLGEDRLLALAAGVERTSEHPLALAIVRAAQDRGLELPEPGGFQALAGRGVSASIDGHALLLGNAALMDEHEVAGRDEPAAARAAEELSAQGKTALYLALDGRLVALLAVADTLRPEAPAVVARLRALGLRVVMLTGDNAVTARAMAAQAGIDEVLAQVRPEDKEARVREIQAQGLPVAMVGDGINDAPALARADLGMAMGSGIDVAVESGDVVLMHADLHGVLTALELARATMGNIRQNLFWAFAFNTLGIPVAAGLLHLFGGPTLNPMLAGTAMALSSVTVVSNALRLRLFRPSAR is encoded by the coding sequence ATGAGCGACGACACACCCGCCACCGCGCGCCTCACGGCGCCCGTGGAAGGGATGCACTGCGCGGCGTGCTCCGCGCGCATCGAGCGCGTGGTAGGCGCCATGGACGGCGTGCGCGAGGTCAGCGTCAACCTGGCCAGCGAGACCATGAACCTGGCCTACGACCCCGGGACCCTGAGCCCGGAGGCCGTGGCCCGCCGCGTGGCGGACCTGGGCTTCAGCGTGACCCTGCCCCCCGCGCCCGGAGCCGCCGGGGCGCCCGAAAGTCCGGACGGCCTGCCCGGCGAGGAGACCCTGGACCTGGCCATCGGCGGCATGCACTGCGCGGCGTGTTCCGCGCGCATCGAGCGCGTGGTGGGCGCCATGGACGGCGTACTGGCCGCCGAGGTCAGCCTGGCGGGCGAGACGGGCCGTTTCCGCTTCGAGCCCGCCCGGGTGTCGCGCCGCGACATCCGCGCCACAATCCGCGAACTGGGCTTCGAGTCGCGCATCATGACCCCCGGGGCCGGGCCGGACCTCTTCGAGGAGCGCCGCCGCGAGGCCCTGGCCCGGCTGGACGCCACCCGGCGCCGCCTGATCCCGGCCTTCGCCTTTGCCGCGCCGCTGCTGGTGCTCTCCATGGGCCACATGGCCGGGCTGCCCCTGCCCGTGTGGCTCGACCCCATGCACAACCCCCTGGGCTTCGCCCTGGCCCAGCTGGCCCTGACCCTGCCCGTGGTCTGGTCGGGCCGCCATTTCTACCTGCGCGGGCTGCCGAACCTCTGGCGCCGCCAGCCGGACATGGACTCCCTGGTGGCCGTGGGCACCGGCGCGGCCCTGGTGCACAGCCTGTGGGCCACCCTGCTGGTGGCCCTGGGGGTGGACCCGCAGACCCACGCCATGGACCTCTACTACGAGTCCGCGGCGGTGCTCATCGCCATGATCTCCCTGGGCAAGTATTTCGAGGCCCGCTCGCGGCTGCGCACCTCCGACGCCATCCGCGCGCTGATGCGCCTGGCGCCGGACACGGCGACCCTGGTCGGCCCCGGCGGCGAGCACACCACCGTAGCCCTGGACGAGGTGGAGCCCGGGGACGTGGTGCTGGTGCGCCCGGGCGAGCGCGTGCCCGTGGACGGCGCGGTGGTGGCGGGCGGCAGCGCGGTGGACGAGTCCATGCTCACCGGCGAGCCCCTGCCCGTGAGCAAGAACCCCGGCGACACCGTGACCGGCGGGACCATGAACACCACCGGCGCGCTCACCGTGCGCGCGGCCCGCGTGGGCCAGGATACGGTGCTGGCACGCATCATCCGCCTGGTGCAGCAGGCCCAGGGCTCCAAGGCGCCCATTTCCGGGCTGGCCGACCGCATCAGCTTTTATTTCGTGCCCGCCGTCATCGCCGTGGCCATCGTCTCCGGGCTGGCCTGGCTGCTGGGCACGGGCGACACGGCCCTGGCGCTGCGCATCTTCATCGCCGTGCTGGTCATCGCCTGCCCCTGCGCCATGGGCCTGGCCACGCCCATGTCCATCATGGTCGGCACCGGGCGCGGCGCGCAGCTCGGGGTGCTGGTCAAGAGCGGCGCGGCCTTGCAGACCGCCGAGTCCGTGCGCGCCGTGGTCTTCGACAAGACCGGCACCCTGACCCATGGCCAGCCGGTGCTCACGGACATCACGCCCCTGCCCGGCTGCGGGCTGGGCGAAGACCGCCTGCTGGCCCTGGCCGCCGGGGTGGAGCGCACCTCGGAGCATCCCCTGGCCCTGGCCATTGTCCGCGCCGCCCAGGACCGCGGGCTGGAGCTGCCCGAGCCCGGAGGCTTCCAGGCCCTGGCCGGACGCGGGGTCTCGGCCTCCATTGACGGCCACGCCCTGCTGCTGGGCAACGCGGCGCTCATGGACGAGCACGAGGTGGCCGGGCGCGACGAGCCCGCCGCCGCGCGCGCCGCCGAGGAACTCTCCGCCCAGGGCAAGACCGCCCTGTACCTGGCGCTGGACGGACGGCTGGTGGCGCTCTTGGCCGTGGCCGACACTCTGCGGCCCGAGGCGCCCGCCGTGGTGGCGCGTCTGCGGGCCCTGGGGCTGCGCGTGGTCATGCTCACGGGCGACAACGCCGTCACGGCCCGGGCCATGGCCGCCCAGGCGGGCATCGACGAGGTGCTGGCCCAGGTCCGCCCCGAGGACAAGGAAGCCCGCGTGCGCGAGATCCAGGCCCAGGGCCTGCCCGTGGCCATGGTCGGCGACGGCATCAACGACGCCCCGGCCCTGGCGCGGGCCGACCTGGGCATGGCCATGGGCTCGGGCATCGACGTGGCCGTGGAGTCCGGCGACGTGGTGCTCATGCACGCCGACCTGCACGGGGTGCTCACAGCCCTGGAGCTGGCCCGGGCCACCATGGGCAACATCCGCCAGAACCTGTTCTGGGCCTTCGCCTTCAACACCCTGGGCATCCCCGTGGCCGCCGGGCTGCTGCACCTCTTCGGCGGCCCGACCCTGAACCCCATGCTCGCAGGCACGGCCATGGCCCTGTCGTCGGTGACGGTGGTCAGCAACGCGCTGCGCCTGCGCCTGTTCCGGCCCTCGGCGCGCTGA
- the ftsE gene encoding cell division ATP-binding protein FtsE, translating into MVRVQHVSHNFGAHWALRNVSFSLPKGGFLFLSGPSGAGKTTLLRLLHGALPLARGAAEVAGFQLKGLPARHIPQLRRQVSVVFQDFRILPARSVADNVALPLEVRATPRATIRKRVSAVLRSLGLDDKALCPCARLSGGEQQRVAIARAIVVNPQLLLADEPTGNLDRALALHLMEVFKQFNTFGTTIVLATHNRDVVAAVPGARLLELTDGRITAANWRAADLEVAPQGGPEDGPACPAPRRAS; encoded by the coding sequence ATGGTCCGGGTCCAGCATGTGTCGCACAACTTCGGCGCGCACTGGGCCCTGCGCAACGTCAGCTTCTCCCTGCCCAAGGGCGGCTTCCTGTTCCTGTCCGGCCCGTCTGGCGCGGGCAAGACCACCCTCTTGCGCCTGTTGCACGGCGCGCTGCCCCTGGCGCGCGGCGCCGCCGAGGTTGCCGGGTTCCAGCTCAAGGGCCTGCCCGCGCGGCATATTCCCCAACTGCGCCGCCAGGTGAGCGTGGTCTTCCAGGACTTCCGCATCCTGCCCGCGCGCAGCGTGGCCGACAACGTGGCCCTGCCCCTGGAGGTCCGCGCCACGCCCCGGGCCACCATCCGCAAGCGCGTGAGCGCCGTGCTGCGCAGCCTGGGGCTGGACGACAAGGCCCTATGCCCCTGTGCGCGCCTTTCCGGCGGCGAGCAGCAGCGCGTGGCCATCGCCCGGGCCATCGTGGTCAACCCCCAGCTGCTGCTGGCCGACGAGCCCACCGGCAACCTCGACCGCGCCCTGGCCCTGCATCTCATGGAAGTCTTCAAGCAGTTCAACACCTTCGGCACGACCATCGTCCTGGCGACCCACAACCGCGACGTGGTGGCCGCCGTGCCCGGGGCGCGGCTCCTGGAGCTGACGGACGGACGCATCACCGCCGCCAACTGGCGCGCCGCCGACCTGGAAGTCGCCCCCCAGGGCGGCCCCGAGGACGGCCCGGCCTGCCCGGCCCCCCGGAGGGCGTCATGA
- the epsC gene encoding serine O-acetyltransferase EpsC, which produces MKQFDPKFDQVIDALCDPRSYEVVHHSHERHVPMPSVAVLEEIVGRLRAVLFPGYYGYSDVDAATMRFHVGANLDKIHRLLAEQIMRGRCFTCALEAADCADCDARSREVASQFIARLPEVRRLLSTDVMAAYAGDPAAKSPGETIFCYPSILAMTHYRIAHELYHLGVDLIPRIITEMAHSRTGIDIHPGAEIGEGFFIDHGTGVVIGETCIIGRGVRLYQGVTLGAKSFPKGEDGALIKGIARHPIVEDEVIIYSGATILGRVTIGKGSVIGGNVWLLNDVPPGTRIIQRPAGGNGDGEAALPQQGIG; this is translated from the coding sequence ATGAAACAGTTCGACCCGAAGTTCGACCAGGTCATCGACGCCCTGTGCGACCCGCGCTCCTACGAGGTGGTCCACCACAGCCACGAACGCCACGTGCCCATGCCCTCGGTGGCCGTGCTGGAGGAGATCGTGGGCCGCCTGCGCGCGGTGCTGTTCCCCGGCTACTACGGCTACTCCGACGTGGACGCCGCCACCATGCGCTTCCATGTCGGCGCCAACCTGGACAAGATCCACCGCCTGCTGGCCGAGCAGATCATGCGCGGGCGCTGCTTCACCTGCGCCCTGGAGGCCGCCGACTGCGCCGACTGCGACGCCCGCTCGCGCGAGGTGGCCTCGCAGTTCATCGCCCGGCTGCCCGAGGTGCGCCGCCTGCTGTCCACGGACGTGATGGCCGCCTACGCGGGCGACCCGGCGGCCAAGAGCCCGGGGGAGACCATCTTCTGCTACCCCTCCATCCTGGCCATGACCCACTACCGCATCGCCCACGAGCTGTACCACCTGGGCGTGGACCTCATCCCGCGCATCATCACCGAGATGGCCCACTCGCGCACGGGCATCGACATCCACCCCGGCGCGGAGATCGGCGAGGGCTTCTTCATCGACCACGGCACCGGCGTGGTCATCGGCGAGACGTGCATCATCGGGCGCGGGGTGCGGCTGTACCAGGGCGTGACCCTGGGCGCCAAGAGCTTCCCCAAGGGCGAGGACGGCGCGCTCATCAAGGGCATCGCGCGCCACCCCATCGTGGAGGACGAGGTCATCATCTACTCCGGGGCGACCATCCTGGGCCGGGTGACCATCGGCAAGGGCTCGGTCATCGGCGGCAACGTGTGGCTGCTCAACGACGTGCCGCCCGGCACGCGGATCATCCAGCGCCCGGCGGGCGGCAACGGCGACGGCGAGGCCGCCCTGCCGCAGCAGGGCATCGGCTGA
- the cysK gene encoding cysteine synthase A, translating into MRIAQDMTRLVGRTPLVRLNRVAAGLPATVVAKLEFFNPGSSVKDRIALGMVEAAEAAGRLEPGAVVVEPTSGNTGIGLALVCAVRGYRLILTMPESMSVERRALLAGFGAELVLTPAARGMTGAIEQARAILAATPGAFMPSQFDNPANPATHEATTAVELWDDTDGALDVLVAGVGTGGTLSGVARALKARKPGLRAVAVEPADSPVLSGGAPGPHGIQGIGAGFVPGNADTALFDEVVPVATADALTMARRLMREEGIACGISSGAAAHVAVQVAARPENAGRLVVCVIPDTAERYLSTALFQAPAAP; encoded by the coding sequence ATGCGCATCGCCCAGGACATGACCCGTCTGGTGGGCCGCACGCCCCTGGTGCGCCTGAACCGGGTGGCCGCCGGGCTGCCCGCCACGGTGGTGGCCAAGCTGGAGTTCTTCAACCCCGGCTCGTCGGTGAAGGACCGCATCGCCCTGGGCATGGTCGAGGCCGCCGAGGCCGCCGGGCGCCTGGAGCCCGGGGCCGTGGTGGTCGAGCCCACCAGCGGCAACACGGGCATCGGCCTGGCCCTGGTCTGCGCCGTGCGCGGCTACCGGCTCATCCTGACCATGCCCGAGAGCATGAGCGTGGAGCGCCGGGCGCTGCTTGCGGGCTTCGGGGCCGAGCTGGTGCTGACCCCGGCGGCCCGGGGCATGACCGGGGCCATCGAACAGGCCCGGGCCATCCTGGCGGCCACGCCCGGGGCCTTCATGCCCTCGCAGTTCGACAACCCTGCCAACCCCGCCACCCACGAGGCCACCACCGCCGTGGAACTCTGGGACGACACCGACGGCGCGCTGGACGTGCTCGTGGCCGGGGTCGGCACCGGGGGCACCCTGTCGGGCGTGGCCCGGGCCCTCAAGGCCAGAAAGCCCGGGCTGCGGGCCGTGGCCGTGGAGCCTGCGGACTCGCCCGTGCTCTCCGGCGGCGCCCCGGGGCCCCACGGCATCCAGGGCATCGGCGCCGGGTTCGTGCCCGGCAACGCCGACACGGCGCTGTTCGACGAGGTCGTGCCCGTGGCCACCGCCGACGCCCTGACCATGGCCCGGCGGCTCATGCGCGAGGAGGGCATCGCCTGCGGCATCTCCTCCGGGGCGGCGGCCCACGTGGCCGTGCAGGTCGCCGCGCGGCCGGAGAACGCCGGGCGGCTGGTGGTCTGCGTCATTCCCGACACCGCCGAGCGCTACCTGTCCACGGCCCTGTTCCAGGCGCCCGCCGCGCCCTGA
- a CDS encoding FeoB-associated Cys-rich membrane protein produces the protein MSNFADLALVLAIVAIAGVYLYRRLKKQRQGGGCCGCDGCDDSGGGACPSQGQGQGLGDHRPRD, from the coding sequence ATGAGCAATTTCGCCGATCTGGCCCTGGTGCTGGCCATCGTGGCCATTGCGGGGGTATACCTGTACCGCCGCCTCAAAAAGCAACGCCAGGGCGGCGGCTGCTGCGGCTGCGACGGCTGCGACGATTCGGGCGGCGGGGCCTGCCCCTCACAGGGCCAGGGCCAGGGCCTGGGCGACCATCGCCCCAGGGACTGA
- the hisC gene encoding histidinol-phosphate transaminase, translated as MGDIRRVRPEVEGFEAYTPGLTIDAIKARYGLGSVIKMASNENPLGTSPVVQKVLCDKAGLAFRYAQAGTPRLAAAIGAHHGLPAGRVVAGNGSDEIIDLLIRVKARPGRDNIIAFKPCFSMYKLQARLCGVEFRQTPLREDFSFDPGALLALADENTAICFVTTPDNPSGYAPPVAMLERLARELPPQCLLVLDEAYMDFAEPQQAYSLLPRLEEFPGVAVLRTFSKMYGLAGLRLGYGLLPEWLADYCLRVKPPFSVNILAEEAGIAALADGDFVRATLQAVREGREYLSRELGALGCRVWPSQANFFIMELPRGAKLDAGGVFEALLARGIILRPLVSYGMPSALRVSVGNAFENAELVRHLGEVLA; from the coding sequence ATGGGCGACATCCGCAGGGTTCGGCCCGAGGTCGAGGGGTTCGAGGCGTACACGCCGGGGCTGACCATCGACGCCATCAAGGCCCGCTACGGCCTGGGCTCGGTGATCAAGATGGCCTCCAACGAGAACCCGCTGGGCACCTCGCCGGTGGTGCAGAAGGTGCTGTGCGACAAGGCCGGGCTGGCCTTCCGCTACGCCCAGGCGGGCACGCCCCGGCTGGCGGCGGCCATTGGCGCGCACCACGGCCTGCCTGCCGGGCGCGTGGTGGCGGGCAACGGGTCCGACGAGATCATCGACCTGCTCATCCGCGTCAAGGCCCGCCCCGGGCGCGACAATATCATCGCCTTCAAGCCGTGCTTTTCCATGTACAAGCTCCAGGCCCGGCTGTGCGGGGTGGAATTCCGCCAGACGCCCCTGCGCGAGGACTTCAGCTTCGACCCGGGCGCCCTGCTGGCCCTGGCCGACGAGAACACGGCCATCTGCTTCGTGACCACGCCGGACAACCCCTCGGGCTACGCCCCGCCGGTGGCCATGCTCGAGCGGCTGGCCCGCGAGCTGCCCCCGCAGTGCCTGCTGGTGCTCGACGAGGCCTACATGGACTTCGCCGAGCCGCAGCAGGCCTACTCCCTGCTGCCCCGGCTGGAGGAGTTCCCCGGCGTGGCGGTGCTGCGCACCTTCTCCAAGATGTACGGGCTGGCCGGGCTGCGCCTGGGCTACGGGCTCCTGCCCGAATGGCTGGCGGACTACTGCCTGCGGGTCAAGCCGCCCTTCTCGGTGAACATCCTGGCCGAGGAGGCGGGCATCGCCGCGCTGGCCGATGGCGATTTCGTACGCGCCACGCTCCAGGCCGTGCGCGAGGGCCGCGAGTACCTTTCGCGCGAGCTGGGGGCCCTGGGCTGCCGGGTCTGGCCGTCGCAGGCCAACTTCTTCATCATGGAGCTGCCCCGGGGCGCGAAGCTGGACGCCGGGGGCGTCTTCGAGGCGCTCTTGGCGCGCGGGATCATCCTGCGGCCCCTGGTCAGCTACGGCATGCCCTCGGCGCTGCGCGTGAGCGTGGGCAACGCCTTCGAGAACGCCGAGCTGGTGCGCCACCTGGGCGAGGTGCTGGCATGA